One Streptomyces sp. NBC_00554 DNA segment encodes these proteins:
- a CDS encoding molybdopterin-dependent oxidoreductase translates to MPRSPSSPAFWRSPLRGPWFTSVLGIVLLGGITVLFVTGLLSYAAYNPGLSRVNDMTPDKGLLGFYLFSWPTDPHWLYRLTQGVHVTLGVTLIPVLLAKLWSVVPKLFALPPVRSLAHGLERISLLLLVGGALFEFITGVLNVQLDYLFPGSFYRLHFYGAWVFFAAFVTHAVLKVPTALRNLRHLREEHPSGDEELVSPGNEELVSPDPAKPTVSRRGALGFVGGGSLLLLATTAGHSFDGPLRETALLAPHGGPEPGSGPGAFQINKTAKSRGISATETSEEAWRLVVEGRGRTVRLSRDELLQLPLHSAALPIACVEGWSTSDQRWRGVRLRDLARLVGYEQAPDVLVESLQRHGAFRRAALRDNQVRDPDSLLALFVNGAQLTPDHGYPARVIVPAAPGVLNTKWVARMTFGDL, encoded by the coding sequence ATGCCTCGGTCCCCTTCCTCCCCCGCTTTCTGGCGCAGTCCGCTGCGCGGCCCCTGGTTCACCTCCGTGCTGGGCATCGTCCTGCTCGGCGGGATCACGGTGCTGTTCGTGACGGGTCTCCTGTCGTACGCCGCCTACAACCCGGGCCTGTCGCGGGTGAACGACATGACCCCGGACAAGGGTCTGCTCGGCTTCTATCTCTTCTCGTGGCCGACCGACCCGCACTGGCTGTACCGGCTCACGCAGGGCGTCCACGTGACGCTCGGCGTCACGCTGATCCCCGTACTGCTGGCGAAACTGTGGTCGGTGGTGCCGAAGCTGTTCGCGCTGCCGCCCGTACGGTCCCTCGCGCACGGGCTGGAGCGGATCTCGCTGCTTCTGCTGGTCGGAGGCGCCCTGTTCGAGTTCATCACGGGCGTGCTGAACGTCCAGCTCGACTACCTCTTCCCCGGCTCCTTCTATCGGCTGCACTTCTACGGGGCCTGGGTGTTCTTCGCGGCGTTCGTGACGCACGCGGTGCTGAAGGTGCCGACAGCTTTGCGCAATCTGCGCCACCTGCGGGAGGAACACCCCTCAGGGGACGAGGAGTTGGTGTCTCCAGGGAACGAGGAGTTGGTGTCGCCGGATCCCGCCAAGCCCACCGTCTCGCGGCGCGGCGCCCTCGGCTTCGTCGGCGGCGGATCGCTGCTGCTGCTCGCCACGACGGCGGGCCACAGCTTCGACGGCCCGCTGCGGGAGACGGCTCTGCTGGCACCGCACGGCGGCCCCGAACCGGGTTCCGGGCCCGGCGCGTTCCAGATCAACAAGACGGCGAAGTCGCGCGGGATCAGCGCGACGGAGACGAGCGAGGAGGCCTGGCGGCTGGTCGTCGAGGGACGCGGGCGGACGGTCCGCCTGAGCCGGGACGAGCTGCTGCAACTCCCGCTGCACAGTGCCGCGTTGCCCATCGCCTGTGTGGAGGGCTGGTCGACGTCCGACCAGCGGTGGCGAGGAGTAAGGCTGCGGGATCTGGCCCGTCTCGTGGGCTATGAGCAGGCGCCGGACGTCCTGGTGGAGTCGCTCCAGCGGCACGGGGCGTTCCGCCGGGCGGCGCTGCGTGACAACCAGGTGCGTGACCCGGATTCCCTGCTCGCCCTGTTCGTCAACGGCGCGCAGCTGACACCCGACCACGGCTACCCGGCACGCGTCATCGTCCCGGCGGCGCCCGGGGTGCTGAACACGAAATGGGTCGCACGGATGACGTTCGGAGACCTGTGA
- a CDS encoding class I SAM-dependent methyltransferase has protein sequence MSTGSGAPAAGRLSPPPSPLPVPASGGSRSRPERPRHRTPDTSSSPTTPWSADPYSDALRTGQGPLYLRRPDGWLLPLDVERWCARADAADLEALRRCEGAVLDVGCGPGRLVAELAALGRPALGIDVSEAAVAHTVRLGGQALHRSVFEPLPGEGRWDTALLIDGNVGIGGDPAALLRRMSQLLSSGGLLIVEAVPDMDVDERVDVHVVRVANAHGAAGPAFPWARLGAPALLRHAARAGWRPDGQWEAGGRSFVALRNRSTSSTAEPPNSAAVISSQRDRNPSPDRPVADW, from the coding sequence ATGAGCACGGGATCTGGCGCTCCCGCCGCCGGGCGGCTTTCCCCGCCCCCGTCACCCCTACCCGTGCCCGCCTCCGGAGGGTCCCGCTCCCGGCCCGAACGGCCTCGACATCGAACGCCGGACACGTCGTCGAGTCCCACCACCCCCTGGTCGGCCGACCCGTACTCCGATGCACTCCGCACCGGCCAAGGCCCCCTCTACCTCCGCCGTCCCGACGGCTGGTTGCTTCCCCTCGACGTCGAGCGCTGGTGTGCACGGGCCGACGCGGCCGATCTGGAGGCGCTGCGGCGCTGCGAAGGCGCTGTGCTCGATGTGGGGTGCGGGCCGGGGCGGCTCGTCGCCGAGCTCGCGGCGCTGGGCAGGCCCGCGCTCGGCATCGACGTCAGCGAGGCCGCCGTCGCCCACACCGTGCGGCTCGGCGGGCAGGCCTTGCACCGGTCGGTCTTCGAGCCGCTCCCCGGCGAAGGCCGCTGGGACACCGCCCTCCTCATCGACGGCAACGTCGGCATCGGCGGCGACCCGGCCGCCCTGCTCCGACGGATGTCCCAACTCCTGTCCTCCGGCGGCCTGTTGATCGTCGAGGCCGTCCCGGACATGGACGTCGACGAACGCGTCGACGTCCATGTCGTCCGCGTCGCCAACGCCCACGGCGCCGCGGGCCCGGCCTTTCCCTGGGCCCGCCTCGGCGCCCCGGCCCTGCTGAGGCACGCGGCGCGCGCGGGCTGGCGCCCGGACGGTCAGTGGGAGGCGGGCGGCCGCTCCTTCGTCGCCCTGCGCAACCGCAGCACGAGCAGCACCGCGGAGCCCCCGAACAGCGCGGCCGTGATCAGCAGCCAGCGGGACAGGAACCCGTCGCCCGACAGGCCGGTCGCGGACTGGTAG
- a CDS encoding DUF2064 domain-containing protein: MSTLLVIAKEPRPGRVKTRLTPPFTPREAALLAEAALVDTLRTVAATPASRHVLVLDGAPGRWLPPGFDVVPQCAGGLDERLAAAFAGCEGPTLLIGMDTPQVTPELLTVDFADCDAYFGPAEDGGFWALGLASPDPELLRGVPMSTPTTGAVQRDRLTAAGLRVRELPALRDVDTAADAEAVASAAPGGRFAAELARVRAVNRR, encoded by the coding sequence GTGAGCACCCTGCTCGTCATCGCGAAGGAGCCACGGCCGGGGCGGGTGAAGACCCGGCTCACGCCGCCGTTCACGCCCCGGGAAGCGGCACTGCTCGCCGAGGCGGCCCTCGTGGACACCCTGCGTACGGTGGCGGCGACGCCAGCCTCGCGCCACGTGCTGGTGCTCGACGGCGCGCCGGGCCGCTGGCTGCCGCCTGGCTTCGACGTCGTACCGCAGTGCGCGGGAGGTCTGGACGAGCGGCTCGCCGCCGCGTTCGCCGGCTGCGAAGGGCCCACGCTGCTCATCGGCATGGACACCCCTCAGGTGACGCCCGAACTTCTCACCGTGGACTTCGCCGACTGCGACGCGTACTTCGGACCGGCCGAGGACGGCGGCTTCTGGGCGCTGGGGCTCGCCAGCCCCGACCCCGAACTGCTGCGCGGCGTACCGATGTCGACGCCGACCACGGGTGCCGTGCAGCGGGACCGCCTTACAGCCGCGGGCCTGCGCGTGCGCGAGCTGCCCGCTCTCCGGGACGTCGACACGGCTGCCGACGCGGAGGCGGTCGCGTCGGCGGCACCCGGCGGCCGGTTCGCCGCGGAGCTGGCCCGCGTGCGGGCGGTGAACCGCCGATGA
- a CDS encoding glycosyltransferase family 2 protein, whose protein sequence is MKAVTANRALPVTDPQVDVVLPCLNEAEALPWVLARIPPGWRALVVDNGSTDGSAELARGLGATVVREARRGFGAACHAGLTAATADFVCFCDCDASLDPSLLVPFVREVRDGEADLVLGRRRPQSRSAWPVHARAGNLALARMMRRRTGLRLHDLGPLRAARREPLLALGLTDRRSGYPLQMVVRAADAGWRVAEHDVPYLPRTGASKVTGTWRGTWQAVRDMRRVLAEPPAPIMAAAPSQGGTAQ, encoded by the coding sequence GTGAAAGCCGTGACTGCAAATCGCGCCCTTCCCGTAACGGACCCGCAGGTCGACGTGGTCCTCCCCTGTCTGAACGAGGCCGAGGCCCTGCCCTGGGTACTCGCCCGCATCCCCCCGGGCTGGCGCGCACTGGTCGTGGACAACGGGTCCACGGACGGCTCGGCGGAACTGGCCCGCGGCCTCGGCGCGACCGTCGTTCGCGAGGCGCGGCGCGGGTTCGGCGCCGCCTGCCACGCCGGGCTGACCGCCGCCACCGCGGACTTCGTGTGCTTCTGCGACTGCGACGCCTCGCTCGACCCGTCGCTGCTCGTCCCCTTCGTACGCGAGGTGCGGGACGGGGAGGCGGACCTCGTGCTCGGGCGGCGCCGACCGCAGAGCCGGAGCGCCTGGCCCGTGCATGCCCGGGCGGGCAACCTCGCCCTGGCCCGGATGATGCGCCGCCGCACGGGACTGCGCCTGCACGATCTCGGGCCGCTCCGTGCGGCCCGCCGCGAACCGTTGCTCGCCCTCGGCCTCACGGACCGCCGCAGCGGCTACCCGCTCCAGATGGTCGTCCGCGCCGCCGACGCGGGCTGGCGTGTCGCCGAGCACGACGTGCCGTACCTGCCCCGTACCGGTGCCTCCAAGGTCACCGGCACCTGGCGCGGTACCTGGCAGGCGGTACGGGACATGCGCCGCGTCCTGGCCGAACCACCGGCGCCGATCATGGCGGCCGCCCCCTCCCAGGGAGGAACCGCCCAGTGA
- a CDS encoding response regulator transcription factor: MQQPYEPPGAGRAPNGHGDTTPGGSGATTRVLVVDDDPTVAEVVSGYLDRAGYAVDRAADGPAALARAAAHWPDMVVLDLMLPGMDGLEVCRRLRARGPVPVIMLTARGDEDDRILGLEVGADDYVTKPFSPRELVLRVESVLRRTRPAADARPLHAAGLTVDPAARRATKNGTELALTIREFDLLAFFLRHPGRACSREDLMREVWGWDFGDLSTVTVHVRRLRGKVEDDPARPRLIQTVWGVGYRFDATPREEAV; this comes from the coding sequence ATGCAGCAGCCGTACGAACCCCCAGGTGCCGGGCGTGCTCCGAACGGCCACGGGGACACGACCCCGGGCGGGTCCGGGGCCACGACGCGCGTTCTCGTCGTCGACGACGATCCGACCGTCGCCGAGGTCGTCTCCGGCTACCTCGACCGCGCGGGATACGCCGTGGACCGGGCCGCGGACGGGCCTGCCGCGCTCGCCCGGGCCGCCGCGCACTGGCCGGACATGGTGGTCCTCGACCTGATGCTGCCGGGGATGGACGGTCTCGAGGTGTGCCGGCGGTTGCGGGCGCGCGGTCCCGTGCCCGTCATCATGCTCACCGCCCGCGGTGACGAGGACGACCGGATCCTCGGCCTGGAGGTCGGCGCCGACGACTACGTCACGAAACCGTTCAGCCCCCGGGAACTGGTGCTCCGGGTCGAGTCGGTCCTGCGCCGCACACGGCCCGCCGCCGACGCCCGCCCCCTCCACGCGGCCGGTCTCACCGTCGACCCCGCCGCCCGCCGCGCCACCAAGAACGGTACGGAACTCGCCCTCACCATCCGCGAGTTCGACCTCCTCGCCTTCTTCCTCCGCCATCCCGGCCGCGCCTGCAGCCGGGAGGACCTGATGCGCGAGGTCTGGGGCTGGGACTTCGGGGACCTGTCGACGGTCACGGTCCACGTACGCCGGCTACGGGGGAAGGTCGAGGACGACCCGGCGCGACCGCGGCTGATCCAGACCGTGTGGGGCGTCGGCTACCGCTTCGACGCCACGCCCCGCGAAGAGGCGGTCTGA
- a CDS encoding sensor histidine kinase KdpD, which yields MRDMLFIALYAFLGAAAAGLLGAGALWLIRRRSLTASLAVVAAVAVTAMLAGTLAVAWAMFLSSHDLSVVTTVVAMAAVVSLATALLLGRWVVGRSRALTLAARSFGDDGDFAAPDGPAIAELTALSRELAATSAKLAESRDRERALETSRRELVAWISHDLRTPLAGLRAMSEALEDGVAADPDRYLRQMRTEVERLNDMVGDLFELSRIHAGTLALSPSRISLYDLVGDALAGADPLAREYGVRLVGDRIEPVPVEVDGKEMSRVLGNLLVNAIRRTPADGTVAIAAERSDEGVVLSVTDGCGGIPEEDLPRVFDTGWRGTHARTPPAGAGLGLAIVRGIVEAHRGQAAVHNVPGGCRFEVTLPTAEA from the coding sequence ATGCGCGACATGCTGTTCATCGCCCTCTACGCCTTCCTCGGCGCCGCCGCGGCCGGGCTGCTCGGGGCGGGTGCGCTCTGGCTGATCCGGCGGCGGTCGCTGACCGCGTCCCTCGCCGTCGTCGCCGCCGTGGCCGTCACCGCGATGCTCGCCGGGACGCTGGCCGTGGCCTGGGCGATGTTCCTGTCCTCGCACGACCTGAGCGTCGTGACCACGGTCGTCGCGATGGCGGCCGTCGTTTCCCTGGCGACCGCCCTCCTCCTCGGCCGCTGGGTCGTCGGCCGCAGCCGGGCACTCACTCTCGCCGCCCGCTCCTTCGGCGACGACGGTGACTTCGCGGCCCCCGACGGCCCGGCGATCGCCGAACTCACCGCGCTGAGCCGGGAGTTGGCGGCCACCAGCGCCAAGCTCGCCGAGTCCCGCGACCGCGAGCGCGCCCTGGAGACCTCGCGCCGCGAACTCGTCGCGTGGATCTCGCACGACCTGCGCACCCCGCTCGCCGGACTGCGGGCGATGTCGGAGGCTCTGGAGGACGGCGTCGCGGCCGACCCGGACCGCTATCTCCGCCAGATGCGCACCGAGGTCGAGCGCCTCAACGACATGGTCGGCGACCTGTTCGAGCTGTCCCGCATACACGCCGGGACGCTCGCCCTCTCCCCCTCCCGGATCTCGCTGTACGACCTGGTCGGCGACGCCCTCGCGGGAGCGGACCCGCTCGCGCGGGAGTACGGAGTACGGCTGGTCGGCGACCGGATCGAGCCGGTGCCCGTCGAGGTTGACGGCAAGGAGATGAGCCGCGTCCTGGGCAATCTGCTGGTCAACGCGATCCGGCGGACACCGGCCGACGGCACGGTCGCGATCGCGGCAGAGCGGTCGGACGAGGGTGTCGTACTGTCCGTCACCGACGGCTGCGGGGGCATCCCCGAGGAGGACCTCCCGCGCGTCTTCGACACGGGCTGGCGGGGCACCCACGCGCGGACTCCTCCCGCGGGAGCCGGGCTCGGCCTCGCGATCGTCCGTGGCATCGTGGAGGCCCACCGGGGCCAGGCCGCCGTACACAACGTGCCCGGCGGCTGCCGATTCGAGGTCACGCTTCCCACAGCCGAGGCGTGA
- a CDS encoding NAD-dependent epimerase/dehydratase family protein, with amino-acid sequence MRVLVTGAAGFIGSHVVEALTARGHETVGFDLRHGSDVRSAGAVASALPGVDAVCHQAAMVGLGTRFGDAPEYVSHNDLGTAVLLAAMAEAGVRRLVLAGSMVVYGEGSYRCDRHGVVRPGPRSVRDLEGGGFEPMCPECGRELTPGLVGEDAPVDPRNVYATTKLAQEHLSAAWARSTGGSAVSLRYHNVYGPGMPRDTPYAGVASFFRSALARGEAPRVFEDGGQRRDFVHVRDVAAANVAALEAEPPEGALTMYNTGSGQPHTVGEMACALASAYGGPEPVVTGEYRLGDVRHITADSSRLRAELGWKAEVGFVEGMREFATAKLRGE; translated from the coding sequence ATGCGAGTACTGGTCACCGGCGCAGCCGGGTTCATCGGGTCCCATGTCGTCGAGGCGCTGACCGCGAGAGGGCACGAGACCGTCGGGTTCGACCTGCGCCACGGCTCGGACGTGCGCAGTGCCGGCGCGGTCGCGTCCGCACTGCCGGGCGTCGACGCCGTGTGCCACCAGGCGGCGATGGTGGGGCTGGGGACGAGGTTCGGCGACGCGCCCGAGTACGTGTCCCACAACGACCTCGGTACGGCGGTCCTGCTTGCCGCGATGGCCGAGGCAGGGGTGCGGCGGCTGGTGCTCGCGGGGTCGATGGTCGTGTACGGGGAGGGTTCGTACCGCTGCGACCGGCACGGGGTGGTGCGGCCCGGGCCCCGGAGCGTGCGGGACCTGGAGGGCGGCGGCTTCGAGCCCATGTGCCCGGAGTGCGGGCGGGAGTTGACGCCCGGCCTTGTCGGTGAGGACGCTCCGGTCGACCCGCGGAACGTGTACGCGACGACCAAGCTCGCCCAGGAGCATCTGTCGGCGGCGTGGGCGCGGTCCACGGGCGGTTCGGCGGTGTCGCTGCGCTACCACAACGTGTACGGGCCCGGGATGCCGCGCGACACCCCGTACGCCGGTGTCGCCTCCTTCTTCCGGTCCGCACTCGCCCGTGGAGAGGCCCCGCGTGTCTTCGAGGACGGCGGCCAGCGACGGGACTTCGTGCACGTACGGGATGTGGCGGCGGCCAACGTGGCGGCGCTGGAGGCCGAGCCCCCGGAGGGAGCGTTGACCATGTACAACACCGGGAGCGGGCAGCCGCACACGGTCGGCGAGATGGCGTGCGCGTTGGCCTCCGCGTACGGGGGACCCGAGCCGGTCGTGACCGGGGAGTACCGGCTCGGCGACGTACGCCACATCACAGCGGACTCGTCCCGGCTGCGTGCCGAGCTGGGCTGGAAGGCCGAGGTCGGGTTCGTTGAGGGGATGCGGGAGTTCGCGACGGCGAAGCTGCGCGGGGAGTAG
- a CDS encoding VOC family protein has protein sequence MITTDFVPGSPCWLDLGAPDVPAAAAFYGAVLGWDYEPMGESEDMEGGMFRKDGKIVAGLGKLTEEGARPAWMIYYSVADADATTKAVERAGGTVRVAPRDLDGWGWMAQYTDPSGGQFAVWQPGKNKGVELVDEPGSLSWTELYTTDAAAAKEFYGGVLGWQFSDMPLPGDGGTYSLVTPAGLPEERMHGGLMEVPADALALANGRPYWHPVFAVADCDAAVATVTEKGGSVQMGPADMEGVGRLAVCIDPSNADFVVLAPVES, from the coding sequence GTGATCACCACTGATTTCGTGCCCGGCTCCCCCTGTTGGCTCGACCTCGGCGCACCCGATGTTCCGGCAGCCGCGGCCTTCTACGGCGCGGTGCTCGGCTGGGACTACGAGCCCATGGGAGAGAGCGAGGACATGGAGGGCGGGATGTTCCGGAAGGACGGCAAGATCGTCGCCGGACTCGGCAAGCTCACCGAGGAAGGCGCCCGCCCGGCCTGGATGATCTACTACAGCGTCGCCGACGCGGACGCCACGACGAAGGCCGTGGAGCGCGCGGGCGGCACGGTCCGGGTGGCGCCGAGGGACCTCGACGGCTGGGGCTGGATGGCGCAGTACACCGACCCGTCGGGCGGCCAGTTCGCCGTCTGGCAGCCGGGGAAGAACAAGGGCGTCGAGCTGGTCGACGAGCCGGGATCACTGTCCTGGACAGAGCTGTACACGACGGACGCCGCGGCCGCGAAGGAGTTCTACGGCGGAGTCCTCGGCTGGCAGTTCAGCGACATGCCGCTGCCGGGCGACGGCGGCACATACTCCCTGGTCACTCCCGCCGGACTTCCCGAAGAGCGTATGCACGGAGGCCTCATGGAGGTCCCGGCGGACGCCCTCGCCCTGGCGAACGGACGACCGTACTGGCACCCGGTCTTCGCCGTCGCCGACTGCGACGCCGCGGTCGCCACGGTCACCGAGAAGGGCGGCAGCGTGCAGATGGGGCCCGCGGACATGGAGGGTGTAGGCCGGCTGGCCGTCTGCATCGACCCGTCGAACGCGGATTTCGTGGTCCTCGCCCCGGTCGAGAGCTGA
- a CDS encoding TerD family protein: MSLVSASFDVPTTGDYAYDWALVDVETSGLMARRDRVLSVAVVTIGPDGEQTGEFSTLLNPGCDPGPVHVHGLTVERLRGAPTFDQVAGRIGAMLQDRILVAHNAQFDYDFLAHEFSRARMWLPVSQRLCTLALNRQVDPPTDDMKLGTLAAHYGVPQVRAHDALDDTRVLAGILRASLREAARLDLPLPLVTCPPRAESQFTPQPPKTPCAYRNPGRLMPGGPLQQGMKIAITGETAHARAELVGRAVAAGLNMMTTVSRHTSALVTNEPTSDSAKARRAIAEGVPVIDEHTFLQLLTDVRTGTAHEATTTTAALIAPVAEPATAQVSAEEPVSTTGSATPVPAVPVLPALPLGVSVPAPRLPENPAGTSDGPLTGSRVLVLGGAHADASAARTRVVELGGSAAVNLSASVTDVVLLADGAKDRRMLRITALELPVHDEDWLTAPAVADQDTAAARPQDPQVMPRGDVIDLPVPNGTPALKWYVTAGWAPQADCEIDVVAFILDEDEQVTFDEDFIFYGAPESPAGTVRLLTGGPAEQTIALDLASLPPATRKVVIAAAIDGATTFGTVGAIQIGAAPGSSGAPLARATLDAATTERTMLLAEIYRRGPVWRLRAVGQGYDHGLDVLARGYGVDITD, translated from the coding sequence ATGAGTCTCGTCTCCGCCTCCTTCGACGTGCCCACCACGGGCGACTACGCCTACGACTGGGCCCTGGTCGACGTGGAGACCTCCGGACTCATGGCCAGGCGGGACCGGGTGCTGTCCGTCGCGGTGGTGACGATCGGTCCGGACGGCGAGCAGACCGGAGAGTTCTCCACGCTGCTCAACCCCGGCTGCGACCCGGGACCCGTGCACGTGCACGGGCTGACCGTCGAGCGACTGCGGGGCGCGCCGACCTTCGACCAGGTCGCGGGGCGCATCGGCGCGATGCTCCAGGACCGGATCCTGGTCGCCCACAACGCCCAGTTCGACTACGACTTCCTGGCCCACGAGTTCTCCCGTGCGCGGATGTGGCTGCCGGTGTCGCAGCGGCTGTGCACGCTGGCCCTCAACCGTCAGGTGGATCCGCCGACGGACGACATGAAGCTGGGCACCCTCGCCGCTCATTACGGCGTACCGCAGGTGCGGGCGCATGACGCACTGGACGACACCCGGGTGCTGGCGGGCATCCTGCGGGCATCTCTGCGCGAGGCGGCACGGCTCGATCTGCCGTTGCCGCTGGTGACCTGCCCGCCTCGGGCGGAATCCCAGTTCACGCCGCAGCCGCCCAAGACGCCCTGCGCGTACCGGAACCCGGGACGGCTGATGCCCGGCGGGCCGCTCCAGCAGGGGATGAAGATCGCGATAACAGGTGAGACCGCCCACGCCCGGGCGGAGCTGGTCGGGCGGGCGGTTGCCGCCGGACTGAACATGATGACGACCGTCAGCCGGCACACCAGCGCTCTGGTCACCAACGAGCCGACGTCCGATTCGGCGAAGGCCCGACGCGCGATCGCCGAAGGCGTACCGGTCATCGATGAGCACACCTTCCTGCAGTTGCTGACCGACGTACGGACCGGGACAGCTCATGAGGCGACGACTACCACTGCCGCCCTGATCGCACCCGTGGCGGAGCCGGCAACCGCACAAGTCTCGGCCGAGGAACCCGTATCCACCACAGGCTCTGCCACACCCGTCCCTGCGGTACCTGTCCTCCCGGCGCTCCCCCTCGGCGTATCCGTTCCCGCTCCGCGCCTACCTGAGAACCCGGCCGGCACCTCGGACGGGCCGCTGACGGGCAGTCGGGTACTGGTGCTCGGCGGCGCCCATGCCGATGCCTCCGCAGCCCGTACCCGTGTCGTCGAGTTGGGCGGGTCCGCAGCGGTCAACCTGTCGGCCAGCGTCACCGACGTCGTCCTTCTTGCCGACGGCGCGAAGGACCGTCGGATGCTGCGCATCACCGCTCTTGAACTCCCCGTGCATGACGAAGATTGGCTCACCGCACCGGCAGTAGCCGACCAAGACACCGCGGCTGCCCGCCCGCAGGACCCACAGGTAATGCCCAGGGGCGACGTCATCGACCTGCCCGTCCCGAACGGCACACCCGCGCTCAAGTGGTACGTCACCGCCGGCTGGGCTCCACAGGCCGACTGCGAGATCGACGTCGTCGCCTTCATCCTCGACGAGGACGAACAGGTCACCTTCGACGAGGACTTCATCTTCTACGGCGCCCCGGAAAGCCCCGCCGGCACCGTGCGACTCCTCACCGGCGGTCCCGCCGAACAGACCATCGCCCTCGACCTGGCATCCCTTCCGCCCGCAACCCGAAAGGTCGTCATCGCCGCGGCCATCGACGGCGCCACCACCTTCGGGACCGTCGGCGCGATCCAGATCGGTGCGGCGCCCGGCAGCAGCGGGGCACCACTCGCCCGGGCCACCCTGGACGCCGCAACGACCGAACGCACCATGTTGCTTGCGGAGATCTACCGCAGGGGTCCGGTCTGGCGCCTGCGCGCTGTCGGCCAGGGCTATGACCATGGGCTCGATGTCCTGGCGCGCGGATACGGGGTCGACATCACTGACTGA
- a CDS encoding NAD(P)H-dependent flavin oxidoreductase produces the protein MALSTAFTELFGVRHPIALAPMGGSAGGALTAAVSRGGGLGLLGSGNGDPDWLAREVPLVEQGTDKPWGIGFLTWQIDTRAVERALEHRPRAVMFSFGDPSAYTERVRRTGAALIIQVTDLEEARQAVDLGADVIVAQGTESGGHGARHGRSTLPFVPVVVDLAAPVPVLAAGGIADGRGLAAVLVLGAAGALIGTRFQATAEALVHPSTVTAIVEGHGQDTERNRVLDIARGSRWPARYTARTLGHRYLDQWRGREAELAADARAQTEYQDGVARGDLPPLPVWAGEAVDLITDQPPAADLVGTLATQAEDALNRAGRH, from the coding sequence ATGGCGTTGTCGACGGCGTTCACGGAACTGTTCGGGGTGCGGCATCCGATCGCGCTGGCACCGATGGGCGGGTCTGCCGGTGGTGCGCTGACGGCAGCCGTCTCGCGGGGCGGCGGGCTCGGGTTGCTGGGCTCGGGGAACGGGGATCCGGACTGGCTGGCCCGCGAAGTGCCGCTCGTCGAGCAGGGCACCGACAAGCCGTGGGGCATCGGCTTTCTGACCTGGCAGATCGACACGCGCGCGGTCGAGCGGGCACTCGAACACCGGCCCAGGGCGGTGATGTTCTCCTTCGGCGACCCCAGCGCGTACACCGAACGCGTCCGCCGGACCGGCGCGGCACTCATCATTCAGGTCACCGACCTGGAAGAGGCAAGACAGGCCGTGGACCTGGGCGCTGACGTCATCGTGGCGCAGGGCACCGAGAGCGGTGGGCACGGGGCCCGGCACGGGCGGTCCACCTTGCCGTTCGTGCCGGTGGTGGTGGATCTGGCAGCACCGGTGCCGGTGCTGGCGGCCGGCGGGATCGCCGACGGCCGCGGCCTGGCGGCCGTCCTGGTCCTCGGGGCCGCGGGGGCGCTCATCGGCACCCGCTTCCAGGCCACCGCCGAAGCCCTGGTCCACCCCTCGACAGTCACCGCAATCGTCGAGGGGCACGGGCAGGACACCGAGCGCAACCGCGTGCTCGACATCGCCCGCGGCTCCCGGTGGCCCGCCCGGTACACCGCCCGCACGCTGGGCCATCGCTACCTCGACCAATGGCGGGGCCGGGAGGCGGAACTCGCCGCGGACGCCCGGGCCCAGACGGAGTATCAGGACGGCGTCGCCCGGGGCGACTTGCCGCCGCTACCGGTCTGGGCGGGTGAGGCGGTCGACCTCATCACCGACCAGCCACCCGCAGCCGACCTCGTCGGCACCCTGGCCACACAGGCGGAGGACGCCCTGAACCGCGCGGGACGGCACTGA
- a CDS encoding DinB family protein: MARMSDQPARWSQATVYPDMWADPDDDPRNEDVNPDGELATLLDFLANYRLTLRMKCEGLDAEQLARRSVPPSTMSLLGLLRHLVEVERDWHNWIGDGDPLPKLYGERDADFDGAVADQAQVDAAYSDLAREQAATDAALAGHPDLSERLGEDGITVRGLMVHRVEEYARHCGHADLLRECIDGRVGQ, from the coding sequence ATGGCACGCATGAGTGACCAACCCGCGCGATGGAGCCAGGCGACCGTCTACCCCGACATGTGGGCCGACCCGGACGACGATCCCCGCAATGAAGACGTCAATCCGGACGGGGAGCTTGCGACGCTGCTGGACTTCCTGGCGAACTACCGCCTGACCCTGCGGATGAAGTGCGAGGGCCTGGACGCGGAGCAACTTGCCCGCCGGTCGGTTCCGCCGTCGACGATGTCGCTGCTCGGCCTGCTTCGCCACCTTGTCGAGGTGGAACGGGACTGGCACAACTGGATCGGCGACGGCGATCCGCTGCCGAAGCTGTACGGCGAGCGCGACGCGGACTTCGACGGAGCCGTCGCCGATCAGGCCCAGGTCGATGCCGCGTACTCCGACCTGGCGCGCGAGCAGGCCGCGACCGACGCCGCGCTGGCCGGGCACCCGGATCTGAGCGAGCGTCTGGGGGAGGACGGAATCACGGTTCGGGGGCTGATGGTGCACAGGGTCGAGGAGTACGCCCGGCACTGCGGGCACGCCGACCTGTTGCGCGAGTGCATCGACGGAAGGGTGGGCCAGTAA